In Bradyrhizobium paxllaeri, the genomic stretch TGTCGGTGGGACAGCGAGTGTTCGGCCTCACGGACTGGACTCGCGACGGCACCTTGGCGGAGTATGTGGCCGTCGAAGCACGCAACCTGGCGCCGCTTCCGGGTGACGTCGACTTCACGGCGGGCGCGAGCCTGCCGATCTCGGGCCTGACCGCGTGGCAGGGACTGTTCGTGCACGGCCGCCTTCACGCAGGGCAGAGCGTCCTCGTGCACGGCGCGGCCGGCGCAGTCGGGTCGATGGTGACGCAACTCGCACGATTGGCCGGCGCCTACGTCATCGGCTCCGGACGCGCCGCCGATCGTCAGAAGGCGCTCGACTTCGGCGCGCGGGAATTCGTCGACCTCGAGAAAGACGTCCTCGAAGACGTCGGCGGCGTCGATCTGGTGTTCGATATCATCGGCGGCGACATCGGGAAGCGTTCCGCGCGCCTGATTCGAGCTGGAGGGACACTGGTGTCCATCGTCGGGCCGAGCGAGGCGCGGCCCGCCGCCGGCCTGGCGGTCGACTTCGTTGTTGAGTCCGATCGCGCCCAACTGGGTGAGATCGTTCAGCGGGTGCGGGACGGACGACTGCGGACGAACATCGGCAACATCGCGACCCTCGACGATGCCGTCGCTGCTTTCAATCCGACCAAGCGGATCGGCGGGAAGACGATCATCCGCGTTCGTCCGTGAACGACACGCACCTTTGATGCACGCGGCCGGCTGCGTCCCATCAGGCGCCCCACGGCAACCTGGGAAACTACCCATGGACCGTGGCACGGGATGTCGAACGGGCTCCATCGCTGCAGCATTTCCAGCAAAGAGAGCGAAAGCACCCTCGTACCTCAACCTATCAGTTCACCCATAGCAATTACCATGACTAACGGAATCACCATGACCAACGCCGTCATCGAATGTATCCTGAGCCGCGCCGCCGCCAAGTATTACGACCCTGCCGCCACCTTGAGCGACGACCAAATCCGCGAGCTGGTGCGAATCGGAACCACTGCGCCGACATCCTTCCACTTACAGAACTGGCGCTTCATCGCCGTACGCACGCCCGAAGCCAAGGCTCGGCTACGTCCGATCGCCTGGAATCAGCCCGCGATCACTGAGGCGGCCGTTACGTTCATCGTCTGCGGCCAGTTGGCCGATTCCGCCGTCGTACCGGAGCGCCTGGCATCGGTGGTGGAAGCGGGCATCATGCCGGCAAAGATGGTGCCGGAATGGGAGATCCCCGCACGCGGTCTGTATAAGGATTATCCGCAGCGCCAGCGCGACGAGGCAGTACGCAGCGCCACCTTTGGCGCGGCGGCGATGATCTATGTGGCCCGCTCATGGGGCTTGGGTTCAACGCCGATGATCGGTTTCGATGACGAAGCGGTGCACCGCCAGTTCGGACTGGCCGAGGGCGAAGTGCCGGTCATGCTGTTGTCAATAGGGGCGGAGCGTCCGGGAAACTGGCCGCAGAAGCCGCGCCGTCCGGTGGCCGATGTGTTGGATCTCATTTGATTATTAGTTAAACCGGTAACTTGCGGAGACTACGATGCCAAGATGTGCAGCTCTAAAGCCGGAACAGGTGCCGGCCGACTCGAAACCGACCCTCGATATGTTCACCAAGAACGTCGGGTTCACTCCAAATATGATGGCGACCTTCGCGGCAAGTCCGATCGCGTTCAACGCATGGGCCACCCTGCTCGGCTCCTTGAGCAAGGCGCTCGACGTGAAGACGCGTGACAGCATCGGCCTCGCTGTCTCCGAAGTGAATGGCTGCAACTACTGCCTGACGGTACACAGCTTTACGGCCGATCATATGGCCAAGCTGCCGGCCAATGAAATCATTCTCGCTCGGAAAGGCCATGCCAGCGACCCGAAGCGGGACGCCGCCATCCAGTTTGCGCGCAAAGTCATCGAGACCCGCGGCAAGGTCAGTGACGCCGATCTAAAAGCCGTCCGCGATGCCGGCTACACGGATGCGAACGTCATCGAGATCGTCGCGCTGGTGGCCATGTACTCCCTGACGAACTTTTTCAATAACGTGTTCGATCCCGAGAAGGATTTTCCCGCCGTAGCGCCGGCTGGCTCGATCTGAACTCTATCCGGTCGCATCGACCATCTCCGAGGGTGCTTGGAGCTTTGCACCCAGGAAAGATTCTTGGGAACGCGTCCGAGCTTTTGGTATGCGCCGACAAGGTTAGGATACTGCATGAGTTCCTCGTCCCTCCGCTTCATTGAGGCGATCGAGATCATCTGCGCCCCTTACCAGACGACCTATCGAGTCGAACGATTCGAGCCCGGGTCGTATCGGTTCGAACTCATAGCATGGAAAGGAACGAGAAATGGCAGTCGCGACATGGAACGGAACAGTGATAGCGGAATCGGAGAAGACCGTTGTCGTCGAAGGCAACCACTGCTTCCCGCCCGAGTCCGTCAATACGCAACATCTTAAGCCGAGCACGACGACCAGCCGGTGTCCATGGAAGGGCCTTGCCAATTACTATTCGCTAATCGTCGATGGCAAAATTAATGAAGACGCAGCATGGTGTTACGCCAAGCCCTCCGATGCAGCAGCGGCCGTCAAAGGCTACATCGCGTTCTGGAAAGGTGTGGATGTGAGGTAATCGCCTGACCGCCGTCATCACCCGACTTTCCGCCCAAGTATGATGTATTCAGCCTGCACATGAAATGTGCAGCAATTCGACGATAGGCTGTCAGTAGCGAATGAGTCCGAACAGGCCGAAGAGCCCGTCCGCATCCTGCCAAGCCTCGGCAACCCTCCATCCGCCAGAGCGGGCAAGCCGCTCGAAGCTCTCGGCAGTATATTTTCGGGAGCTCTCAGTGTGGATGGTTTCCGACGTTCTGAAATGGAACGTGCGGCCACAGAGTGTAACGCGCTGATCGCATAAGCTGACCAGGTGCATCTCTACGGCTTTCTCGATCTCGTTCCAGCGCGCCACGTGCTTGAACTGCTCGATACAGAAGTCGCCATCCAGTTCGGTGTTGATCCGCTCAAGGAGGTTGAGGTTAAAAGCGGCCGTCACACCCGCGCTGTCGTCGTAAGCACGCAGGAGCGTATCTACGTTTTTCTGGAGATCGACACCGATGATTGCCCGTCCGTCGTCGCCCAGGTGTCGCCCCATCTGCATAAGCAAGGTCTTCGCCTCGATCGCGTTCAAATTCCCCATCGTCGAG encodes the following:
- a CDS encoding NADP-dependent oxidoreductase, coding for MKAIVVRDQAAGTAGMTLVERPEPQAAINDVVVQVHASGFVGTELMWPSTWADRLDRDRTPSIPGHELAGVVTALGYGTTGLSVGQRVFGLTDWTRDGTLAEYVAVEARNLAPLPGDVDFTAGASLPISGLTAWQGLFVHGRLHAGQSVLVHGAAGAVGSMVTQLARLAGAYVIGSGRAADRQKALDFGAREFVDLEKDVLEDVGGVDLVFDIIGGDIGKRSARLIRAGGTLVSIVGPSEARPAAGLAVDFVVESDRAQLGEIVQRVRDGRLRTNIGNIATLDDAVAAFNPTKRIGGKTIIRVRP
- a CDS encoding nitroreductase family protein, producing the protein MTNGITMTNAVIECILSRAAAKYYDPAATLSDDQIRELVRIGTTAPTSFHLQNWRFIAVRTPEAKARLRPIAWNQPAITEAAVTFIVCGQLADSAVVPERLASVVEAGIMPAKMVPEWEIPARGLYKDYPQRQRDEAVRSATFGAAAMIYVARSWGLGSTPMIGFDDEAVHRQFGLAEGEVPVMLLSIGAERPGNWPQKPRRPVADVLDLI
- a CDS encoding carboxymuconolactone decarboxylase family protein, which codes for MPRCAALKPEQVPADSKPTLDMFTKNVGFTPNMMATFAASPIAFNAWATLLGSLSKALDVKTRDSIGLAVSEVNGCNYCLTVHSFTADHMAKLPANEIILARKGHASDPKRDAAIQFARKVIETRGKVSDADLKAVRDAGYTDANVIEIVALVAMYSLTNFFNNVFDPEKDFPAVAPAGSI
- a CDS encoding DUF427 domain-containing protein, with amino-acid sequence MAVATWNGTVIAESEKTVVVEGNHCFPPESVNTQHLKPSTTTSRCPWKGLANYYSLIVDGKINEDAAWCYAKPSDAAAAVKGYIAFWKGVDVR